The nucleotide sequence CCAGCGTCGAACACGCGGTCGGCTCAGGGGAGCTGCTGCCGGGCCAATCGCTGCCGCCCATGCGGGAGTTGGCGGCCCGGCTCGACGTGAATCCCAATACGGTCGCGGCCGCCTACCGCACCCTGCGCGAGCGCGGAGTGATCGAGACCGCCGGCCGCAGGGGGAGCAGGGTCCGCCCGAAACCGGCGACGACCGGCCGGGAGGAGCTGCGCGTCGACGTGCCCGAGGGTGCGCGGGACCTGTCCACCGGCAACCCCGACCCCGCACTGCTGCCCGCGCTCGCCCCGGCGTTCGCGGCGGCCGCCGCCCACGCCGACCGCGACCCGGTGCTCTACGGCGACGACCCGGCCGACCCCGGCCTCGTCCGCGCCGCCCGGGCCGCACTCGACGCCGACGGTGTCCCCGCCGGGCCGCTCACCCTCGCCTCCGGCTCCCTCGACGCCGTCGAACGCGTCCTCGCAGCCCACCTGAGGCCGGGCGACGCGGTCGCCGTGGAGGATCCCGGCTGGGGGAGCATGCTCGACCTGATCCCCGCGCTCGGGCTGCGAGTCGTCCCCGTGGGCGTGGACGACGAGGGCCCGCTGCCCGACGGACTGGACGTGGCCCTGCGCTCCGGCGCCCGCGCCCTGATCGTCACCGCCCGCGCCCAGAACCCCACCGGCGCCTCGGTGAGCGCCTCCCGCGCACGCCGGCTGCGCGCCGTGCTGCGCGAGCATCCGGGAACCGTGCTGATCGAGGACGACCACGGCCACGGCTTCGTCGACCTCCCGGCGCACCCCCTCGCGGGCGCCACCCGGCACTGGGCGTTCGTCCGTTCCGTGTCCAAGACCTACGGACCCGATCTCCGGCTCGCCGTCCTCGCCGGGGACGCCCGCACCGTCGACCTGGTGCGCGGACGTCAGCGGCTCGGCCCCGGCTGGGTGAGCCACCTGATGCAGCGCGCCGTCGCCCGGCTCTGGGCGGACGACGCGGTGGGGCCGGAGGTGGCGGCCGCGTACAGCGCGCGCCGGCGGCGGCTGCTCGACGCGCTCGCCGTACGCGGGGTCGCCGCGTACGGCCGCAGCGGCATGAACGTCTGGGTGCCGGTGCCCGACGAGACCGGCGCGGTCGCCCGGCTCCTCCAGCACGGCTGGGCGGTGGCCCCCGGCGCCCGCTTCCGGCTGGACTCACCGCCCGCGGTCCGCATCACGGTCTCGCCGCTGACCGAGGCGGACATCGCACCGCTCGCGGACGCGGTGGCCGCCGCGGTACGCCCGTCCCCGGCCCGCTCCTACGGGTGAGCGTGGGGCTCAGCCCTTGCGCCTGACCTGCGTCAGCGCCGCCCCGACGATGACGATCACCGCACCCACCGGAGTGGTCCAGCGCAGCGACTCGCCGAGGATCGTCACCCCGGCCACGGTGGCGATCACCGGGACGAAGTAGGTGACCATCTGAGCCGTGGTCGGGCCGACCTCGGCGACCAGCCCGTACTGGATGAGCATCGCCAGGCCCGTGCCGACGGCGCCCAGCGCGGCCACCGCCAGCAGCGGACCCACCGCGAAGCGGGCCGGGAGCGAGGTGAACAGCGGCGTGACGACGGCGAGCTGGACGGTGGCGAGCAGCAACTGCGCGCCGGTCATCGACAGATGCGAGTTGCCCGTGCCCGCCAGCGTCCGCCGCACGTAGATCCAGCCGACCGGGTAGCTCAGCGAGGCCAGCAGGGCCAGTGCGGTGCCCCTGGCGTCCAGGCCGTGGAAGCCCTGCCAGGCGCCGAGGACGGTGAGCACCCCGAGGAAGCCGAGCCCGAGCCCGGCGACGCGGACCCTGGTCGGCCGGTCCTCGGAGAGGGCGACCAGGGAGAACGCCATGCCCCACAGCGGTGAGGTGGCGTTGCAGATGCCGGCCAGCGTGGAGGGGATCGTCAGCTCGGCGAACGCGAAGAGGGAGAAGGGCAGGGCGTTCAGGAAGAACGCGGCGACCGTCAGGTGGGCCCAGGTGCGGCCCCCGCGCGGCAGCCGCTCCCGCTTCACGGCCATGGCCGCCACCAGCACGGCCGTACCGAACAGCAGGCGGCCCAGGGTGACCTGGAAGGGGGCGTAGGCGCCCGTGCCGACCTTGATCAGCAGGAAGCTGAAGCCCCAGATCAGGGACAGCAGGCCGAAGCGCAGGCGCCAGTCGAGAAGGCGGGGCGGGCGGGTGGGGGCCGAAGTGGCGGCGGGGGACTGGGTCCGGGAAGGGGTGACCGTGCTCATGCCGTCAAAGATGCTGGACGCAACTTCGTAGCACAATCGAGAATTCCCGCTCGATACCTTTTAGGATCGCTTACATGTTGAACCTGGAGCGCCTGCGCACCCTGCACGCCTTCGCCCGGCACGGCTCGGTCAGCGCCGCCGCCGAGGCGCTGCATGTGACCACGTCCGCGGTCTCGCAGCAGCTCGGCAAGCTGGAGCGGGAGGCGGGACAGCGGCTCCTGGCCAAGAACGGGCGCGGGGTGCGGCTCACGGACGCCGGAC is from Streptomyces seoulensis and encodes:
- a CDS encoding aminotransferase class I/II-fold pyridoxal phosphate-dependent enzyme — its product is MLGEYPIQGRGAAEIAASVEHAVGSGELLPGQSLPPMRELAARLDVNPNTVAAAYRTLRERGVIETAGRRGSRVRPKPATTGREELRVDVPEGARDLSTGNPDPALLPALAPAFAAAAAHADRDPVLYGDDPADPGLVRAARAALDADGVPAGPLTLASGSLDAVERVLAAHLRPGDAVAVEDPGWGSMLDLIPALGLRVVPVGVDDEGPLPDGLDVALRSGARALIVTARAQNPTGASVSASRARRLRAVLREHPGTVLIEDDHGHGFVDLPAHPLAGATRHWAFVRSVSKTYGPDLRLAVLAGDARTVDLVRGRQRLGPGWVSHLMQRAVARLWADDAVGPEVAAAYSARRRRLLDALAVRGVAAYGRSGMNVWVPVPDETGAVARLLQHGWAVAPGARFRLDSPPAVRITVSPLTEADIAPLADAVAAAVRPSPARSYG
- a CDS encoding DMT family transporter encodes the protein MSTVTPSRTQSPAATSAPTRPPRLLDWRLRFGLLSLIWGFSFLLIKVGTGAYAPFQVTLGRLLFGTAVLVAAMAVKRERLPRGGRTWAHLTVAAFFLNALPFSLFAFAELTIPSTLAGICNATSPLWGMAFSLVALSEDRPTRVRVAGLGLGFLGVLTVLGAWQGFHGLDARGTALALLASLSYPVGWIYVRRTLAGTGNSHLSMTGAQLLLATVQLAVVTPLFTSLPARFAVGPLLAVAALGAVGTGLAMLIQYGLVAEVGPTTAQMVTYFVPVIATVAGVTILGESLRWTTPVGAVIVIVGAALTQVRRKG